Proteins found in one Melospiza georgiana isolate bMelGeo1 chromosome 1, bMelGeo1.pri, whole genome shotgun sequence genomic segment:
- the BHLHE22 gene encoding class E basic helix-loop-helix protein 22: MERALGLPAEEDLFHKSLAASAKRMESAFRSPPGLDLSHPRDRQPSPLACYEASEPEALLQPGVGGDPLALPPGSVCVKYGESASRSSVAESSGGEQSPDDDSDGRCELVLRGAGGDPRVASPAAGGGGGGGGGLKAAEGSCSNSHGHGGSKKSKEQKALRLNINARERRRMHDLNDALDELRAVIPYAHSPSVRKLSKIATLLLAKNYILMQAQALEEMRRLVAYLNQGQAISAASLPSSAAAAAAAAAALHPALGAYEQAAGYPFSAGLPPATSCPEKCAIFNSVSSSLCKQCTEKP; encoded by the coding sequence ATGGAGCGGGCGCTGGGGCTGCCCGCAGAAGAGGACCTCTTCCACAAGAGCCTCGCCGCCTCGGCCAAGCGCATGGAGTCCGCCTTCCGCTCGCCCCCGGGGCTCGACCTTTCCCACCCCCGCGACCGCCAGCCCTCGCCGCTCGCCTGCTACGAGGCGTCGGAGCCCGAGGCGCTGCTGCAGCCCGGAGTCGGCGGCGACCCGCTGGCGCTGCCGCCGGGCTCCGTCTGCGTCAAGTACGGCGAGAGCGCCAGCCGCAGCTCGGTGGCCGAGAGCAGCGGCGGCGAGCAGAGCCCCGACGACGACAGCGACGGCCGCTGCGAGCTGGTGCTGCGCGGCGCCGGGGGGGACCCGCGCGTGGCCTcgccggcggcgggcggcggcggagggGGGGGCGGGGGGCTGAAGGCGGCCGAGGGCAGCTGCTCCAACAGCCACGGGCACGGCGGCAGCAAGAAGTCCAAGGAGCAGAAGGCGCTGCGGCTCAACATCAACgcgcgggagcggcggcggatGCACGACCTGAACGACGCGCTGGACGAGCTGCGGGCGGTCATCCCCTACGCGCACAGCCCCTCGGTGCGGAAGCTCTCCAAGATCGCCACGCTCCTCCTGGCCAAGAACTACATCCTGATGCAGGCGCAGGCCCTGGAGGAGATGCGGCGCTTGGTGGCTTATCTCAACCAGGGCCAGGCCATCTCGGCcgcctccctgcccagctccgccgcggcggcggcggcggcggcggcggcgctgcaCCCCGCCCTCGGCGCCTACGAGCAGGCGGCCGGCTACCCCTTCAGCGCCGGGCTGCCCCCCGCCACCTCCTGCCCGGAGAAATGTGCCATCTTCAACAGCGtctcctccagcctctgcaaACAGTGCACGGAGAAGCCTTAA